TTAAAAATGTGAGGATAAATACATGTACTCATATTTCTGTTTGGTCTTATATTTGTTGTATCTTGCCATACAGAAATGGCTTCTCTTTTTTCCATGTGGTCCCCTTTAACgatttgtatattattatttaaaatatttctatttatatatcttacATAATCACATAATGTTAATGTTTCATTCAAGTCGAGAACCCATTGACATAAACATACTGTACTCGAAAAAccttttaataaaatgcTTACTATTCGAAAGTTTCCTAGTTCTGGAATCTCATATTCTTGTATGTTTTCGTATAAGtctaaattattatttctcCCTATATCGTTTATATTTCTATCCGTCTTTTCTGCATTTCctatttcatataaaaaggaaaaggGAGTTTTTTTCAGAaccatattattttttagtTTTAATCTTGcggaaaaaaaaaaaaaaataaataaataataaatgaaaataaaattaaaaatatgtatgtatatatatatatatatatatatatgtatgtatattctttatgctattttaaatatatatatatatatatatatatacatatatacatatgtgtGAGGCAAACATTTATGATACTTTTAATAAAACGTCAAATAAAGCaaatgaaattattaagataatacaaaatggttaaaacaaataaaaaaaaaaagaaacagaaattatatataattagaAAGTATTAAGAAACGAatcatattaaaaaattcattcaaaatgttaaaaatcaaaaaagaaaattatatcaAAGGAACATAATACAAAACAAGatatttcaaaataaaaaataaaaaaaattgaaataatatattatatactttgttcatatatatatatatatatatatgtgtaaataaaatatcCTTGTCAACCTTTATTGtaacatatataacaacacttggaaatataaaagtaaaatagAGGAAacttaataataaaaaaaaaaaaataagcAGAAATAAAtgttgtaaaaaaaaaatttatttgtaaaaaattCATACACACGTCTTATTTTTAAGAATTATCCAAATTGTAATATACAAATTAGattttgttcatatataaaaaataaaaaatttttaattatcatatatatatatatatatatatatatatatatcattgTGAATATGAAGAAAGCCTTTCacatttataattttttctttattttacaaatataacaaaatacAAGATGATAACACACTAAATATGCTCACAAAATGAGGTATTTTgaaaatgtatatttcAAGTTATTTTATAGGAATTCTTTTTaaacatttaataaaataaaaaaacaaaaagaaaaacaaattttttatttttaaataaaattagaAATTAATCATTCATTTTAcattcaaataaataaatatattataaataaataaatatatatatatatatatatatatatatattttatttaagggggacaaaaaataaaaattaaaaaaatattaataacaaATGTTAATTTTCGTTATATGGTGAGAACTTATCTTCTAAATTTTCCTCATATTCTATGTTCTCTTTTATTGtctaaaaataaaaagaagtatatcattttccataacatttatgtatattatataaacaaatatatataatatatatataatgatttatcttttcatcagaatatgtgtatatatatatatatatatatatatatatatatatatgttttttttttttttttttttttttttttttttctattcCATTCCCCTGGATACTCACTTCTGAATTTAGGTCATCCCTAATCTTGTCATAATCtaaattgaaaaataaatttgtaTGTTACAATAATTTTACTCATTAGAAAAATGATTCAATTGgtacaatatatatatatatatatatatatatatagaacagtttatatatttataccTGTATGGTTTAATAGCTGATTTGTATATGTTGCCTTGCCTTTGTTTGATATtggataataatttaatacattaacagggaaaaaaattcttataagttctataatttttttaaaagcTATTTTATAATCTTGTTCATTTGCCTCAGATATTAATTTTGATTTTGTACATTTCTTTTTACAATCTAGTTCATATTGTAAAATAGAATGTGatgaatatttttgatattcatttttttttaaattacaACAAATTTCACAACGTTCTTCTGCACATAGTTTTGCTTCTTgttgatttttttttaaattagatgaacaatttttttcaaaatcTTTTAGAGTTTTAAACAAACATGAGCATTCGTTTGAGATATAATTGTTATTACCATTAAGACAGACCAAAGTATTTCCCATCTTTATAACCTTTGATATTTCTTTCGGggtattaattttataattaatatatttaatgaaaGAGGAGACGATATTCTTTGATTGTGTCCAATTTATCAGGGACACATATAGCATGAGACAgattattttattcattttattcatttttttttttttttttttatttttctttttctttttgtttttgatgaggaaataattttgtaaaCAATATACACAAAATGAATGTTCacatatgaatatatttatgtattcTCATTTGAAAGGATACTATAATAACGTACTTTTCAATATATGtcacatattatatataccttAAACTTTTTCCcttaaaattaaatatataaatatatatataaatatatatatgtatgataAGTATTTAGGCTATTTGTATATAAGCATTTGTGTATATAcgataaagaaaaaaaaaaaaaaaaatatatatatatatatatttttaataaaaacaaaacaaatatattaagtatattttatacatattattattattatatagttttacatttaaaaaaatgaaaaaaattttcacATGATGAACCTTggtttctttttttttttatatctcCATGAATATGTATCTATTAGGCactattatttatattatatgtttatatatccttaaagaattaaataaacaaataaacaaataaataaataaatatatatgtatatataataaaaattaaaatgttatgatatataatatacagTGGTATATTATTCTTTCTGTCTAGATAAGTTCTTGTAAGCCTTTTCAAATTCTTCATACAATTctatgaataaaaaataaaataaataaatataaatataaatataaatatatatatatatatatatatatatatatatatatacccTTTCCTTTAACTACGTTttgtaattataatatgttacCTTGGCTTACTGGTTTACCATCCTTATAAATTGTTTCCCTTATATGCATTTTACTTCGTTCTAAGGCTATATCGGAATATGGGTCCTTCAAACACCTTTTGAAATTAGAAcagataataaaaaaatatatatgcatatgTATATGGTAACATTGgataattaaatatatgtagatatatttttaccgcagtgtatatatttctaatttttttttttttttttttttttttttggattACTTTCTTAAAATATCTGCCATTTCTGAAGCATATCTGGTATAAGAAACATTGGCTGCTTTccacattttttaaaaaacaaaaaaaataaaattgttCGAAGAGGAtcttatataatatgtttcTATGTAAAATGCataaatgtttatatagatttatattttattataatttttcaagCTCCAAAATGAACTACAATTTAAAATGCGctcatataaaaataattgttacatatatatatatatatatatatatatatatatatatatatgtatatatttatatatttattcatttatttttatgtgttATGAAAAAAGTGTAAAGAGGGTGTGAAAGgtttacataaaaaaataagcaaaaatataaacacTTTAAATGTTGTGtttttccttattttacttataatataacgcacataaaaaaaaagaaatcatatatacaatatgtatgtatgtatgtatatatatatatatatgatgtaTCTATGTGTAATgattaaattaatatatatcgtacaatatataaaacgatggaatattatacatatataatatatatataatatatattattttatttattttattcgttataaaatatgtacataaatatatatatatatatatatttatatatttatatatttatttaatagaTAACCATTATTTTAAATAGAAGGGCCTTAATTATAATGTGACCAAAATgacatatatttttcaactattttaaacatatatctttattatatataaatatatatacatatattcatttttattttgacccaataaaatataaatgtaagaaaataaatgaaaaaaaaaataaaaaatataaaaaaattttaaaaaataatttgttCTCCCCTTNNNNNNNNNNNNNNNNNNNNNNNNNNNNNNNNNNNNNNNNNNNNNNNNNNNNNNNNNNNNNNNNNNNNNNNNNNNNNNNNNNNNNNNNNNNNNNNNNNNNNNNNNNNNNNNNNNNNNNNNNNNNNNNNNNNNNNNNNNNNNNNNNNNNNNNNNNNNNNNNNNNNNNNNNNNNNNNNNNNNNNNNNNNNNNNNNNNNNNNNNNNNNNNNNNNNNNNNNNNNNNNNNNNtaaaaaaaaaatttttaaaacaaatataaaaaaaaatttttttttttttttttttttttttttttaaataaaataaataaaaaaaaaaaaaaaaaaaaaaagagcGATGTATATGTTTAACCGCTACATAACAAACAATTCTGTAacaagaagaaaatataaataaatataaaatataaataaaatatgttaaaCCTGTGGAAAGGTTTAAACACATGTACGAATAAAAGGATTAGAcatcaatatattattacaaatgagatattaataaaaaagcAGACAAGAAATAATCacaattttaatattttattagaAAAAGGATGTGAGAAAAAATTgtgtaaaaatataatatataataaaggttcacttttaaaaaaaatggagaTGAGAATAAGTATGTcatcaaaaaatattaaaaactggaatatgttaaataatataaatatagtttataataataatataaacaaatatgtagatacatacataaataatgatatacaTTCTTTTAATCATATGAATGGTATGCGTCATCATTATAGTAGTAAAAAGTTAAATATTATAGACCCTGAGAAAATTAGGAATGTTGCTATTATAGCACATGTAGACCATGGCAAGACTACACTTGTGGATAAATTGTTAAGACAAGGAGGTGAAATAACAAATAACGATAGAATCATGGATCATAACGATTTAGAAAAGGAAAGAGGTATAACTATAATGTCTAAGGTTACcagaataaaatatgatgattattattttaatattgtAGATACACCTGGACATTCTGATTTCGGTGGAGAAGTAGAAAGAgtattaaatttaattgACGGAGTATGTTTAATTATAGATGTAGTAGAAGGACCTAAGAACCAAACTAaatttgttttaaaaaaatcattattaaaTCCTTCTTGTAaaattattgttattatgaataaatttGATAAACCCAgtaatatgaaaaaaaaagaagaaatagaaaatgaaatttTTGATCTCTTTGTTGATTTAAATGCACCTGAAGAATCAATGAATTATCCTATTTTATATGCATCTGCAAAAAATGGATGGTGTACAGATAATTTTGATGAAGctaaacaaaataatactgaaaaaaatgatgtattagttatatttaaaaagataataGAATATATTGATTCACCGGTTCATTTGTcgaaaaataataaacatcTTGAAGATAAAAGTGCCAACCTTTTGATGGATAAACAGGGTAATATAAAGGAAAACACTGAGTTTTCAGAAGGAGTATTTAGAGAGCAAAAGGAGAATTTACAAAATGGTGATAGTAATAAAATAGAGGATATCTCTGATATTGATAAGAAGATGGCTGAAATcacaaataataataatattactaatattactaatattagtattattagtaatagtaataataatattattaattacAATTCTTTAGATTTACCTTGTCaatcatttaataaaaaaaatgagaaaCCTAAAATGATTACAGATCTTATCCTTAAGGAACCATTCTGCATGCTTGTCAGCTTAATAGACCATCAAGAAGGGATTGGAGTTACTATCACAGGGAAAATCTTTAAAGgtgttataaaaaaaggagaTAGTATTGTCGTGAAAAgtgaagaaaataaattaagaggacattgtattattaagaatattttttatatgaaagGTCTAAAAATTGAAAATGTACCTTTTGCTAGTGCAGGAGATATAGTTAATATATCTAT
The window above is part of the Plasmodium reichenowi strain SY57 chromosome 7, whole genome shotgun sequence genome. Proteins encoded here:
- a CDS encoding secreted ookinete protein, putative, with the translated sequence MNKMNKIICLMLYVSLINWTQSKNIVSSFIKYINYKINTPKEISKVIKMGNTLVCLNGNNNYISNECSCLFKTLKDFEKNCSSNLKKNQQEAKLCAEERCEICCNLKKNEYQKYSSHSILQYELDCKKKCTKSKLISEANEQDYKIAFKKIIELIRIFFPVNVLNYYPISNKGKATYTNQLLNHTDYDKIRDDLNSETIKENIEYEENLEDKFSPYNEN
- a CDS encoding mitochondrial ATP synthase F1, epsilon subunit, putative yields the protein MWKAANVSYTRYASEMADILRKCLKDPYSDIALERSKMHIRETIYKDGKPVSQELYEEFEKAYKNLSRQKE
- a CDS encoding GTP-binding translation elongation factor tu family protein, putative — translated: MLNLWKGLNTCTNKRIRHQYIITNEILIKKQTRNNHNFNILLEKGCEKKLCKNIIYNKGSLLKKMEMRISMSSKNIKNWNMLNNINIVYNNNINKYVDTYINNDIHSFNHMNGMRHHYSSKKLNIIDPEKIRNVAIIAHVDHGKTTLVDKLLRQGGEITNNDRIMDHNDLEKERGITIMSKVTRIKYDDYYFNIVDTPGHSDFGGEVERVLNLIDGVCLIIDVVEGPKNQTKFVLKKSLLNPSCKIIVIMNKFDKPSNMKKKEEIENEIFDLFVDLNAPEESMNYPILYASAKNGWCTDNFDEAKQNNTEKNDVLVIFKKIIEYIDSPVHLSKNNKHLEDKSANLLMDKQGNIKENTEFSEGVFREQKENLQNGDSNKIEDISDIDKKMAEITNNNNITNITNISIISNSNNNIINYNSLDLPCQSFNKKNEKPKMITDLILKEPFCMLVSLIDHQEGIGVTITGKIFKGVIKKGDSIVVKSEENKLRGHCIIKNIFYMKGLKIENVPFASAGDIVNISIAKGVTPSVNDTITSDENMESLKTRPIDPPVLCLKISQNTSPLTGKDGKHITLSSIGNRLKKEAAINIAIEISESEKKDSYEVKGRGELQLGILIEKLRREGYEMTISSPNVIYTKDEKGNLLEPIEEYHITIPTSMTSNVIEKLNTRKAEIIDIINDHDDDNTFIKCICPSRNFFGMRSYLRDISKGTSIINSELKEYKKKQPSYKRDRNGVIISSSSGTTTAFSLDPIQQKGNLFVNENYPTYEGMIIGEHFLSNDIEMNAIKVKPVQHLRNKGHEDTIRINHKNITIEYALSFIQDDEEIEVTPKRIVMRKKILNTEQRKTANRKAKHG